In Sardina pilchardus chromosome 8, fSarPil1.1, whole genome shotgun sequence, a genomic segment contains:
- the ckmt2b gene encoding creatine kinase S-type, mitochondrial: MATSFTRMMSGRNTAVVLASIGASTLATGYLMTDSGITAQERMKMYPPSADFPDLRKHNNCMAAALTPGIYGRLRDKVTPNNWTLDQCIQTGVDNPGHPFIKTVGMVAGDEESYEVFGELFDPVIKDRHNGYDPRTMKHPTDLDASKITNGMFDDRYVLSSRVRTGRSIRGLSLPPCCSRSERREVERVTVMALAGLKGDLAGRYYSLSSMTEQEQQRLIDDHFLFDKPVSPLLTCAGMARDWPDARGIWHNNEKTFLIWVNEEDHTRVISMEKGGNMKRVFERFCKGLKEVERLIQERGWEFMWNERLGYILTCPSNLGTGLRAGVHVRLPNLSKDARFSKILDNLRLQKRGTGGVDTAATGDTFDISNLDRLGKSEVELVQLVVDGVNYLIECEKRLERGQDIKVPAPLVQFRK, translated from the exons ATGGCGACCTCTTTCACACGCATGATGTCTGGCCGTAACACGGCCGTGGTTTTGGCCAGCATTGGAGCATCCACACTGGCCACTGGGTACTTGATGACCGACTCCGGCATCACTGCTCAGGAGAGGATGAAGATGTACCCTCCCAG TGCTGACTTCCCAGACCTGCGCAAACACAACAACTGCATGGCTGCTGCTCTGACCCCTGGGATTTATGGACGACTGAGAGACAAGGTTACCCCAAATAACTGGACATTGGATCAGTGCATCCAGACTGGGGTGGACAACCCTGGGCATCCCTTCATCAAGACTGTGGGCATGGTGGCTGGAGACGAGGAGAGCTATGAG GTGTTTGGTGAGCTGTTTGATCCAGTCATCAAGGACAGGCACAATGGCTATGACCCCCGGACAATGAAGCACCCCACTGACCTGGATGCTTCAAAG ATCACTAACGGCATGTTCGATGACCGCTACGTCCTCTCCTCCCGCGTGCGCACGGGCCGCAGCATCCGCGGCCTGAGCCTGCCCCCCTGCTGCTCCCGCTCCGAGCGCCGTGAGGTGGAGCGTGTGACCGTCATGGCACTTGCCGGCCTCAAGGGTGACCTGGCTGGGCGCTACTACAGCCTGTCTTCTATGACTGAACAGGAGCAGCAGAGGCTCATCGAT gaccacttcctgtttgacaaACCTGTGTCCCCGCTGCTGACTTGTGCAGGGATGGCTCGTGACTGGCCAGATGCCAGGGGAATCTG GCACAACAATGAGAAGACATTCTTGATCTGGGTCAATGAGGAGGACCACACCCGTGTCATCTCCATGGAGAAGGGTGGCAACATGAAGAGGGTGTTCGAGAGGTTCTGCAAAGGCCTCAAAGAG GTGGAGAGGCTGATTCAGGAGAGAGGCTGGGAGTTCATGTGGAACGAGCGCCTCGGCTACATCCTGACCTGCCCCTCTAACCTGGGCACTGGACTCAGAGCCGGCGTTCACGTCCGCCTGCCCAACCTCAGCAAG GATGCACGCTTCTCCAAGATCCTGGATAACCTGCGACTACAGAAGAGAGGCACAGGTGGTGTGGACACCGCCGCCACTGGTGACACTTTTGACATTTCTAACCTGGACCGTCTGGGCAAGTCTGAG GTGGAGCTTGTTCAGCTGGTGGTTGATGGCGTCAACTACCTGATTGAGTGCGAGAAGAGACTGGAGAGAGGTCAGGACATCAAAGTGCCCGCCCCGCTTGTCCAGTTCAGGAAATGA
- the crhbp gene encoding corticotropin-releasing factor-binding protein isoform X1 → MAAKMFIVILLFYAVFNGLDTHMQQNEVTFDQLLSRTLVNKREPWDFVYSRPLRCFDMVATEGQFTFSSDHAHPNCGVFFIGEPNEVISIELSMVDIDCSQGDIIKMFDGWILNGDIFPSSLDHSLPMSERYVDYCTSGMAKGLFQSSQNVAMMLFRVHTARKGFSVTLKKHINPFPCNIISQTPAGSFTMVIPHQRRNCSFSIIYPVEIQITKLSLDQSQSNDVALERPGSDCADSDDFVVILGGNAIDTSKMLPVTDLCFFLESQTQMKIGCDNTAVRMVASGRYINSVSFQYRLLEHNELLKVKENTVEDFCSLK, encoded by the exons ATGGCAGCGAAAATGTTTATAGTTATTCTGCTCTTCTATGCAGTGTTCAATGGGCTGGATACTCACATGCAG CAGAATGAAGTAACCTTTGACCAACTGCTTTCCCGTACACTGGTGAATAAGAGAGAACCGTGGGATTTTGTTTACAGCAGACCCTTGC GGTGTTTTGACATGGTGGCAACAGAGGGCCAGTTCACATTCAGCAGTGACCATGCTCACCCTAACTGTGGAGTCTTCTTCATCGGTGAGCCCAATGAGGTCATCAGTATCGAACTCAGCATGGTGGACATCGACTGCAGTCAGGGAGATATAATAAAG ATGTTTGATGGCTGGATCCTGAATGGAGACATTTTCCCAAGCTCTCTTGACCATTCTCTCCCTATGAGCGAGCGCTACGTGGACTACTGCACGTCAGGCATGGCCAAAGGATTGTTCCAGTCCTCGCAAAACGTGGCCATGATGCTTTTCCGAGTCCACACAGCGAGGAAAGGCTTCAGCGTGACACTGAAGAAACACATCAACCCGTTCC CTTGCAACATCATTTCCCAAACTCCAGCAGGCAGTTTTACAATGGTAATCCCTCACCAGCGAAGAAACTGCAGCTTTTCCATCATCTACCCCGTTGAGATTCAGATTACCAAGCTCAGCCTGGACCAGTCACAATCAAATGATGTTGCCCTTGAG AGGCCCGGGTCTGACTGTGCTGATTCAGACGACTTTGTCGTCATTCTGGGAGGCAATGCGATTGACACATCAAAGATGCTCCCTGTAACGGACCTGTGTTTCTTTCTGGAAAGCCAAA CTCAAATGAAGATTGGATGTGACAATACTGCTGTGCGAATGGTTGCTAGCGGAAGATACATCAACAGTGTGTCTTTCCAATACAGGCTGCTGGAGCACAATGAGTTACTCAAAGTAAAAGAGAATACAGTCGAAGATTTCTGCTCTTTAAAATGA
- the crhbp gene encoding corticotropin-releasing factor-binding protein isoform X2 has translation MAAKMFIVILLFYAVFNGLDTHMQNEVTFDQLLSRTLVNKREPWDFVYSRPLRCFDMVATEGQFTFSSDHAHPNCGVFFIGEPNEVISIELSMVDIDCSQGDIIKMFDGWILNGDIFPSSLDHSLPMSERYVDYCTSGMAKGLFQSSQNVAMMLFRVHTARKGFSVTLKKHINPFPCNIISQTPAGSFTMVIPHQRRNCSFSIIYPVEIQITKLSLDQSQSNDVALERPGSDCADSDDFVVILGGNAIDTSKMLPVTDLCFFLESQTQMKIGCDNTAVRMVASGRYINSVSFQYRLLEHNELLKVKENTVEDFCSLK, from the exons ATGGCAGCGAAAATGTTTATAGTTATTCTGCTCTTCTATGCAGTGTTCAATGGGCTGGATACTCACATGCAG AATGAAGTAACCTTTGACCAACTGCTTTCCCGTACACTGGTGAATAAGAGAGAACCGTGGGATTTTGTTTACAGCAGACCCTTGC GGTGTTTTGACATGGTGGCAACAGAGGGCCAGTTCACATTCAGCAGTGACCATGCTCACCCTAACTGTGGAGTCTTCTTCATCGGTGAGCCCAATGAGGTCATCAGTATCGAACTCAGCATGGTGGACATCGACTGCAGTCAGGGAGATATAATAAAG ATGTTTGATGGCTGGATCCTGAATGGAGACATTTTCCCAAGCTCTCTTGACCATTCTCTCCCTATGAGCGAGCGCTACGTGGACTACTGCACGTCAGGCATGGCCAAAGGATTGTTCCAGTCCTCGCAAAACGTGGCCATGATGCTTTTCCGAGTCCACACAGCGAGGAAAGGCTTCAGCGTGACACTGAAGAAACACATCAACCCGTTCC CTTGCAACATCATTTCCCAAACTCCAGCAGGCAGTTTTACAATGGTAATCCCTCACCAGCGAAGAAACTGCAGCTTTTCCATCATCTACCCCGTTGAGATTCAGATTACCAAGCTCAGCCTGGACCAGTCACAATCAAATGATGTTGCCCTTGAG AGGCCCGGGTCTGACTGTGCTGATTCAGACGACTTTGTCGTCATTCTGGGAGGCAATGCGATTGACACATCAAAGATGCTCCCTGTAACGGACCTGTGTTTCTTTCTGGAAAGCCAAA CTCAAATGAAGATTGGATGTGACAATACTGCTGTGCGAATGGTTGCTAGCGGAAGATACATCAACAGTGTGTCTTTCCAATACAGGCTGCTGGAGCACAATGAGTTACTCAAAGTAAAAGAGAATACAGTCGAAGATTTCTGCTCTTTAAAATGA